CGGCGCCCTCCAGGCCCGAGCAACCGTTATGGCTGGGGGCGCAGCGGAGGATTTCGCCCGGGCCAAGCCGGTGATGGAGGCCTATGCTGCCAAGATTGTGCACGTTGGGCCGTTGGGGTCAGGCCATGCTGTTAAGGCCGTCAACAACGCACTGCTGGCGGTTAACCTGTGGGCCCTTAGCGAGGGTATGGTGGCCTTGGTCAAGCAGGGGGTGAATGCGGGGTTGGCCTTGGAGGTCATCAATGCTTCTTCGGGGCGTTCCAACGTGAGCGAGAACCTGTTTGGCCAGCGGGTCATTTCACGGGAGTTTCCCAACACCTTTGCGCTGGGCTTACTGGCCAAGGATCTGGGTATCTGTGCCAAGGTGCTCGAGGCTGCCGCAACCCCGGCCCCCATGCTGCGACAGGTGCGTGAGTTTTTCGAGATTGCCAAGCGCGAAGTGGGCGCTACCGAGGTAGACCATACCGCAGTGGCCAAGCTCCTGGAGAAATGGGCAGGGTTGGAGATCAAGTAACCCAGAACCGACTACCCGTTTGCTCAATACGCCCTCTACTGCCGCAAAGCTGTTGCGCCGCGTATCGGAGGGCAGGGTTTTAGTCTGCCGGGCCAAGGTTAGCGGGAATCTGGCGTATAATCGGCCCGAAAAGGAGCCCCTATGGATCGTGCTCAGCGCCTTCGCACCGTAGTTGCTGCGGCCCAACAACACCCGGTCTATGCGCAGAAACTGATGGGTATAGAGCTTTCTGGCTTAACCCCCGAAACCATCTCCAGCCTGCCCCTTACTACCCGTCAGGAATGGCTGGCCTACCTACAGGCGCATCCTGAGCCCCCCAAAGGAGCGGCCCTGATGCACCTGACCCCCAGCCCGGCCATGGGCTGGATGCCCGAGTACCTTTCTGCCGAAGACATCGCCTATCAAGCCGAGGCCTTAGCTGCCCAGATGCGCCGGCTGGGTGTGGCGGGCAAGAAGGCGTTGGTGGCTTTTGGCTATCACATTTTTGCCGGGGGCTGGCTGTTCCACGAAGCTCTGCAACGGGCCGGGGCCATGGTCTTGCCCCACGGCCCTGGGGAGGCCGAGCGCATTGTCCAACTGCAGCAACAGTATGGCTTCGAAGTGTTGGTTTCGAACCCCAGTTTTGCCATGAAGATTGCCCAGGCCGGGGGCCGCTTTGCACTGCTAATGGCGGGTGGAGAGCCCTTTACCTCGGTGCCTGGCTACCGCGAGAAGCTAGAACAAGCCCTTGGCGGGGTGGCAGTGGATGCCTATGGCACCTCCGAGCTGGGGGTGGTGGCAGGGGAGGGCTTGGAGAAGAACGGACTGTGGGAAATTCCCGAGATGGCCATCCTCGAGGTGCTCGATCCCGAGACCCAAGAGCCCACCCCCGAAGGCGAAAAGGGGGAGCTGGTGGTTACCTCGCTTTCGCGCACCCTGATGCCCATGATCCGCTTCCGCACCGGCGACCTGGCGGTGGTAAGCCGTAAAGACGGCCGGATTTGTCTGCCTAGAGGGGTGATCGGACGCACCGACCTGATGGTCAAGGTCAAGGGGGTCAAGCTTTACCCCACCGAGCTTGCGCCCTTACTGATGGCTTTTGGGATTGACCCCAGGGGCGGGGCTCAGTTGGTGGTGGAAACCAAGGAGGGTGGAACCGACAAGCTGACCTTGCGCATCAAAGCCGAGTCGGTTCCGCCTCAACTCGCCCCAGCCCTGCAACAGGCCACCGGGATCCGCCTCGACGAGATCCAGGCCGACCCTGCCCTGGAGGGGCCGCCCCTGATAGATAGGCGTTTTTGAACAAAACCCGAGCTCCCACTTTCACTTTGGATCAGGATGCCCCCTCAATAAGCTAGGTGGGCAATCTTTATCGCTGGGGGGACATAAGGACACAAGCCCCTCTGGAAGCGATGTAGGGTATTGCCCAGAGCATGTGTTCTGAGGTGCATTTGGATCTGTACCCAACCGCGCTGAGGAGGTTGTATGTTCAAAAAAATCCTGATTCCTACCGATGGTAGCGAGTTTGGTCGGGAAGCCCTCGAGCAAGGGTTGGATCTTGCCAAGCTGTCGGGGGGAGAGGTCACCATCCTCTTTGCCGTAGAAAATCCTTACCAGACTTTGCAAAGCTACACAACCCAGCCACTGGAGCATGCCCAGAAGCTGATGCAGAACTACAAGACTGAAGCCAAAAAAGTTCTAAGCCGTATTTCAGCCCAAGCCGAAGCTCGAGGGGTGCCTACCCGTGCGGTGATGGTCGAGGAGCATCCGGTGCCGG
This genomic stretch from Meiothermus sp. harbors:
- a CDS encoding NAD(P)-dependent oxidoreductase, which codes for MKVGFIGLGAMGYPLAGHLAKKYETLVWNRTFAKAEAHAREFGSRAVELPELAQVEILFTCLPTSLEVDQLAQRLLPYLRPGTLWVDHTSGEPELAQKTARMLQEKGVSYLDACLSGGVAGALQARATVMAGGAAEDFARAKPVMEAYAAKIVHVGPLGSGHAVKAVNNALLAVNLWALSEGMVALVKQGVNAGLALEVINASSGRSNVSENLFGQRVISREFPNTFALGLLAKDLGICAKVLEAAATPAPMLRQVREFFEIAKREVGATEVDHTAVAKLLEKWAGLEIK
- a CDS encoding phenylacetate--CoA ligase family protein, which codes for MDRAQRLRTVVAAAQQHPVYAQKLMGIELSGLTPETISSLPLTTRQEWLAYLQAHPEPPKGAALMHLTPSPAMGWMPEYLSAEDIAYQAEALAAQMRRLGVAGKKALVAFGYHIFAGGWLFHEALQRAGAMVLPHGPGEAERIVQLQQQYGFEVLVSNPSFAMKIAQAGGRFALLMAGGEPFTSVPGYREKLEQALGGVAVDAYGTSELGVVAGEGLEKNGLWEIPEMAILEVLDPETQEPTPEGEKGELVVTSLSRTLMPMIRFRTGDLAVVSRKDGRICLPRGVIGRTDLMVKVKGVKLYPTELAPLLMAFGIDPRGGAQLVVETKEGGTDKLTLRIKAESVPPQLAPALQQATGIRLDEIQADPALEGPPLIDRRF
- a CDS encoding universal stress protein encodes the protein MFKKILIPTDGSEFGREALEQGLDLAKLSGGEVTILFAVENPYQTLQSYTTQPLEHAQKLMQNYKTEAKKVLSRISAQAEARGVPTRAVMVEEHPVPAILEAAKEHDLVVMASHGRKGIERVMMGSVTDKVLHNCSTPVLVVRGSAE